One genomic window of Pseudoxanthomonas sp. includes the following:
- the pheT gene encoding phenylalanine--tRNA ligase subunit beta: MKFSENWLRSHVPTSASRDELSATLTAIGLEVEDVTVLGEGLDKVIVARIVECAKHPEADRLQVCQVDAGNGERLQIVCGAPNARPGLVAPLAMVGANVGGIAIKAAKLRGVESNGMLCSAKELGVDADASGLLELPDDAPVGTPIADYLGLPDASIEIKLTPNRADCFSVRGIAFDVAAACGSEVVPFDVTPIPAQHDRTLEVKLDAGADAPRYCGRIIEGVDATAKTPVWLAERLRRSGVRPVSLLVDITQYVMLELGQPMHAFDRDLLKGPVGVRKGRAGESVQLLDGRAAALDEGFLVITDGDRPVALAGIMGGQDTKVTDATRNIFLESAFFAPSAIIGRGRRLGLHTDASHRYERGVDPALASQAIEVATRLVIELAGGSPGPVVEAALAEHLSTPAPINLRRARVSRVLGLDIADADIERILRALGMEVSAAAEGWLVTAPSRRFDIAIEEDLIEELARIHGYDRIPATLPGGATRIAAGTETLVDAGTVRRQLAARELLETVNFAFVDAQLLERWGLTEGAVPLANPLSSELGVMRTGLLPGLVATLQRNAARQAGRIRLFELGNVFAAPAGQGEAPVETLRVSAAVSGDASVEQWGLPARPVDFHDLKGDLQSLAAASGAQLEFRPSTRGYGHPGRSADVFRDGQCIGWIGQLHPRLQKALDLDVPVIGFEVDLPALVERALPRAGELSRFPSMRRDLAFTLAESVPFAAIEQTIRAAAGPLLRQVLLFDRYVGAGVETGQKSLAMGLILQDNTRTLNDRDVDTVVAGTVDALAREHGARIRG; the protein is encoded by the coding sequence ATGAAATTCTCTGAAAACTGGCTGCGCAGTCACGTCCCCACCAGTGCTTCGCGCGATGAGCTGTCGGCGACGCTGACCGCGATCGGCCTGGAAGTCGAAGATGTCACCGTGCTGGGCGAAGGCCTGGACAAGGTGATCGTGGCGCGCATCGTCGAATGCGCCAAGCATCCGGAGGCTGACCGACTGCAGGTCTGCCAGGTTGATGCCGGCAACGGCGAGCGCCTGCAGATCGTGTGCGGCGCGCCCAACGCGCGCCCAGGCCTGGTTGCGCCGCTGGCGATGGTCGGTGCCAACGTCGGCGGCATTGCGATCAAGGCGGCCAAGCTGCGTGGCGTGGAGTCCAACGGCATGTTGTGTTCGGCCAAGGAGCTGGGCGTGGATGCCGATGCATCCGGCCTGTTGGAGCTGCCCGATGACGCGCCGGTCGGCACGCCCATCGCCGATTATCTGGGCCTGCCCGACGCCAGCATCGAGATCAAGCTCACGCCCAACCGTGCCGATTGCTTCAGCGTGCGCGGTATCGCGTTCGATGTGGCGGCGGCCTGCGGTAGCGAAGTGGTGCCGTTCGACGTCACGCCGATTCCTGCGCAGCATGACCGCACCCTGGAAGTGAAGCTCGACGCTGGCGCCGATGCGCCGCGCTACTGCGGTCGGATCATCGAAGGTGTGGACGCGACCGCCAAGACGCCGGTCTGGCTGGCCGAGCGCCTGCGCCGCAGCGGTGTGCGGCCGGTGTCGCTGCTGGTGGACATCACCCAGTACGTGATGCTGGAACTGGGCCAGCCGATGCATGCGTTCGATCGCGACCTGTTGAAAGGCCCGGTCGGCGTACGCAAGGGTCGCGCCGGCGAATCCGTGCAGTTGCTCGATGGTCGCGCCGCTGCCTTGGATGAGGGCTTCCTGGTCATCACCGATGGCGATCGTCCGGTCGCGCTGGCCGGCATCATGGGCGGGCAGGACACCAAGGTGACCGATGCCACCCGCAACATCTTCTTGGAGTCGGCGTTCTTCGCACCGTCGGCGATCATCGGTCGTGGACGTCGACTGGGCCTGCACACCGATGCCTCGCACCGCTATGAGCGCGGCGTCGATCCGGCGCTGGCGTCGCAGGCGATCGAAGTCGCCACGCGCCTGGTGATCGAGCTGGCCGGGGGTAGCCCTGGTCCCGTGGTCGAGGCCGCTTTGGCCGAGCACCTGTCCACGCCTGCGCCGATCAACCTGCGCCGTGCCCGTGTATCGCGCGTGCTGGGCCTGGACATCGCCGATGCCGACATCGAGCGGATCCTGCGCGCGCTGGGCATGGAGGTGTCGGCCGCGGCCGAAGGCTGGTTGGTCACCGCGCCGAGCCGCCGTTTCGATATCGCCATCGAAGAAGACCTGATCGAAGAGTTGGCCCGCATCCACGGCTACGACCGCATTCCGGCGACGCTCCCCGGTGGTGCCACGCGCATCGCCGCAGGGACCGAGACCCTTGTCGACGCGGGCACCGTGCGTCGCCAGCTAGCCGCGCGCGAGCTGCTGGAAACGGTCAATTTCGCCTTCGTCGATGCCCAGTTGCTGGAGCGCTGGGGTCTGACCGAGGGCGCGGTGCCGCTGGCCAATCCACTGAGCAGCGAGCTGGGCGTCATGCGCACTGGCCTGCTGCCTGGGCTGGTGGCCACCTTGCAGCGCAATGCCGCGCGTCAGGCGGGTCGCATTCGCCTGTTCGAGTTGGGCAATGTTTTCGCCGCGCCCGCAGGGCAGGGCGAGGCACCAGTGGAAACGCTGCGCGTGTCTGCTGCGGTCAGTGGTGATGCATCCGTCGAGCAATGGGGCCTGCCAGCGCGTCCGGTCGATTTCCACGACCTGAAGGGCGACCTGCAGAGCCTGGCGGCCGCCTCGGGCGCACAACTGGAATTCCGCCCATCGACGCGTGGCTACGGCCATCCCGGGCGTTCGGCCGACGTGTTTCGTGATGGCCAGTGCATTGGCTGGATCGGCCAGCTGCACCCGCGCCTGCAAAAGGCGCTGGACCTGGATGTGCCGGTGATCGGCTTCGAGGTTGATCTGCCGGCATTGGTCGAGCGCGCACTGCCCAGGGCCGGTGAGCTGTCGCGCTTCCCCTCGATGCGCCGTGACCTGGCTTTCACCCTGGCCGAGTCGGTGCCGTTTGCCGCGATCGAACAGACCATCCGCGCGGCCGCAGGGCCGCTCCTGCGGCAGGTGCTGTTGTTCGACCGCTATGTCGGCGCGGGGGTCGAAACGGGTCAAAAGAGCCTGGCTATGGGCTTGATTTTGCAGGACAACACGCGCACATTGAATGATCGCGATGTGGACACTGTTGTCGCCGGAACGGTCGACGCGCTGGCGCGCGAACACGGCGCCCGCATTCGCGGTTGA
- a CDS encoding integration host factor subunit alpha, with the protein MALTKAEMAERLFDEVGLNKREAKEFVDAYFDVLRDALEQGRQVKLSGFGNFDLRRKNQRPGRNPKTGEEIPISARTVVTFRPGQKLKERVEAYAGGNPNA; encoded by the coding sequence ATGGCATTGACCAAAGCGGAAATGGCCGAACGTCTGTTCGACGAGGTCGGTCTGAACAAGCGCGAAGCCAAGGAATTCGTCGACGCGTATTTCGACGTGCTTCGCGATGCCCTGGAACAGGGGCGCCAGGTCAAGCTGTCCGGTTTCGGTAATTTCGACCTGCGGCGCAAGAACCAGCGCCCGGGCCGCAACCCCAAGACCGGCGAGGAGATCCCGATCTCCGCCCGCACGGTCGTCACCTTCCGGCCCGGCCAGAAGTTGAAGGAGCGCGTCGAGGCTTACGCCGGAGGCAACCCGAATGCTTGA
- a CDS encoding MerR family transcriptional regulator encodes MLDPGSNRELPPIPAKRYFTIGEVSELCDVKPHVLRYWETEFPSLEPVKRRGNRRYYQRHDVLMVRQIRGLLYEQGYTIGGARLRLEGEGAKQESTLSNQIVRQVRVELEEVLQLLRR; translated from the coding sequence ATGCTTGACCCAGGCAGTAATCGCGAACTTCCGCCGATCCCGGCCAAGCGCTACTTCACCATTGGCGAGGTCAGCGAGCTGTGCGATGTGAAGCCGCACGTGCTGCGCTATTGGGAAACCGAGTTCCCCAGCCTGGAGCCGGTCAAGCGCCGCGGCAACCGTCGTTATTACCAGCGCCACGACGTACTGATGGTCCGCCAGATCCGCGGCCTGCTCTATGAGCAGGGCTACACCATTGGTGGTGCGCGCCTGCGCCTGGAGGGTGAAGGCGCCAAGCAGGAGTCGACCCTGAGCAACCAGATCGTCCGCCAGGTCCGCGTGGAACTGGAAGAGGTACTGCAGCTGTTGCGGCGCTGA